The following proteins are encoded in a genomic region of Sneathiella marina:
- a CDS encoding DUF427 domain-containing protein, protein MDVTTSTNAAPGFVKFPDYAIVLEKAGQECVATLQGRVIAKSNRAIILKESNHMPVVYFPLDDIERDTVSPSDKETFCPFKGTASYWSFGNEKNIAWSYEDPFDEMLDIKDYVAFYSDRLDAPILA, encoded by the coding sequence ATGGACGTTACAACAAGCACAAACGCAGCACCCGGATTTGTCAAATTTCCCGATTATGCCATTGTCCTGGAAAAAGCCGGTCAGGAATGCGTTGCCACCTTACAAGGACGCGTGATCGCAAAAAGTAACCGGGCCATCATTTTAAAGGAATCGAACCATATGCCCGTGGTTTATTTCCCTCTGGATGACATCGAACGCGACACTGTCTCGCCATCCGACAAGGAGACTTTTTGCCCCTTTAAAGGCACCGCCAGCTACTGGAGCTTTGGCAATGAGAAAAATATTGCCTGGTCCTATGAAGATCCCTTCGACGAAATGCTCGACATCAAGGATTATGTTGCCTTTTACTCCGATCGTCTGGACGCCCCCATACTGGCGTAG
- a CDS encoding HD domain-containing protein, producing MKTVSFTQMKDGTRDDYQLLREFEMEHFEGTAGRLLRELSAQGDETIPGYKISRLEHALQSATRAYDDGAGVDWVVATLLHDIGDGLAPQNHDRFAAEVLRPFVRDEVTWVVEHHGAFQMVYYAHHYDWDPNEREKYRDNPFYQTCVDFCERWDQNSFDPEYDSKPLSFFADMVEGVFSRPAYDDDILCTGQVRGLRP from the coding sequence ATGAAAACAGTTTCCTTTACCCAGATGAAAGACGGCACACGCGATGACTATCAGTTGTTGCGAGAGTTCGAGATGGAGCATTTCGAGGGAACCGCGGGTCGGTTGCTGAGAGAATTGTCGGCGCAAGGCGATGAAACCATTCCGGGTTACAAAATCTCGCGGCTGGAGCATGCCCTGCAATCCGCAACCCGCGCCTATGACGACGGTGCAGGCGTAGATTGGGTCGTCGCCACCCTATTGCATGATATCGGCGATGGCCTGGCCCCGCAGAACCATGACCGGTTTGCGGCGGAAGTTCTCCGCCCGTTTGTGCGCGATGAAGTTACCTGGGTGGTTGAGCATCACGGCGCCTTCCAGATGGTCTATTATGCTCACCATTATGACTGGGACCCGAATGAGCGGGAAAAATATAGAGACAACCCGTTTTACCAGACATGTGTTGATTTCTGCGAGCGTTGGGACCAGAACTCTTTCGATCCGGAATATGACAGCAAGCCCCTCAGCTTTTTCGCTGATATGGTTGAGGGCGTCTTCTCCCGCCCCGCCTATGACGATGACATCCTTTGCACGGGACAGGTTCGCGGCTTGCGCCCCTGA
- a CDS encoding reductive dehalogenase domain-containing protein, producing the protein MFLFPRSKNRPFHFGPFPLETLKRNSMVYGQEAKRPAVLLSGPDEEQTGLGGVSSAYQRLFSQFKEGTAAPKTAPLPMDLGPRAADLKGAAYFLDASMAGICEIPASAWTHPPEGAAHQHALVILLEHARLPEQSNLAFSWIGKSAASLHHLRITEIAASIAGHVRNMGFDARVHVAGDPGIDIEKLSVLAGLTVRTGDVVSAPFIGRDFSLAVISMNYAVAVDTPLHASSLKANDLQYWWGKNGAQSGRERRRRNKRASHLSRYPMETVKRVDRPTTLILDDEVPRVPKRAEFFQRALFGDLGAKAQKERGRFAFKTPLSVSLLDLIRALVPRQDGPVASNKAVDVGNPAENTKAIKSLSYYLGADLTGICEIPNYAWYSHRADGSEITPVHKYAIVMLIDQGYETMEGASGDDWMSGAQSMRGYLRGAEIAGLMGQMLRKKGISSRAQTNADSEVLQIPLILWAGLGELSRIGELVLNPFVGPRFKSVVLTTDLPLIADKPIDFGLQTFCGSCMKCARECPCDAIPFGDKVMFNGYEIWKPDVERCTRYRVTNPKGSACGRCMKTCPINKVVDADGAYLTRVASWMGINAMALKPLMVPIATWLDDKLGNGMRNPVKKWWFDHEIIDGISVDPPKGTNQRDIDPDRQVDAAKQKMAYYPANVMPAPDQQDLKPIDRKAAVKAGQLLERPSEALLRHQSGGAPPRHYQATKPSGDDTGVSEALDSPYK; encoded by the coding sequence ATGTTTTTGTTTCCGCGCTCAAAAAACCGTCCCTTTCATTTCGGCCCGTTTCCCTTGGAAACGCTGAAACGGAACAGCATGGTTTACGGGCAGGAAGCGAAACGCCCGGCTGTGCTTCTGTCTGGCCCGGATGAGGAGCAAACCGGGTTAGGCGGCGTATCTTCAGCCTATCAACGTCTTTTCAGTCAGTTCAAGGAAGGAACCGCCGCCCCGAAAACCGCGCCGCTTCCAATGGATTTGGGACCAAGGGCGGCTGATTTGAAGGGCGCAGCCTATTTCCTTGATGCCAGCATGGCCGGAATTTGCGAAATACCGGCAAGTGCCTGGACACATCCTCCGGAAGGTGCCGCGCATCAGCATGCGCTCGTGATTTTGCTGGAGCATGCCCGCCTGCCGGAACAATCAAATCTGGCTTTTTCATGGATCGGTAAATCAGCGGCCAGCCTGCATCATTTGCGGATTACAGAGATTGCCGCGAGTATTGCCGGACATGTCCGAAATATGGGCTTTGATGCCCGCGTTCATGTGGCCGGAGATCCGGGGATCGATATTGAAAAACTCAGTGTCCTCGCCGGACTGACCGTACGGACAGGTGATGTGGTTTCTGCCCCATTTATTGGGCGGGATTTTTCGCTGGCGGTTATCAGCATGAATTATGCAGTGGCGGTCGATACTCCCTTGCATGCGTCCTCACTGAAAGCCAACGATCTTCAATACTGGTGGGGAAAAAATGGCGCGCAGTCGGGGCGGGAACGGCGACGGCGGAACAAACGGGCCAGTCATTTGAGCCGCTATCCCATGGAAACCGTAAAGCGGGTTGATCGACCGACGACCCTTATACTGGATGATGAGGTCCCGCGGGTGCCGAAACGTGCCGAGTTCTTTCAACGGGCTCTGTTTGGTGACTTGGGCGCGAAAGCCCAGAAGGAAAGGGGACGCTTCGCGTTTAAGACACCACTCTCCGTCAGCCTTCTGGATCTTATCCGGGCGCTTGTGCCCCGGCAGGATGGCCCGGTTGCCTCTAACAAAGCTGTAGATGTCGGTAATCCGGCGGAAAATACAAAGGCCATAAAATCCCTGTCTTATTATCTCGGGGCCGACTTGACCGGAATATGCGAAATCCCGAATTACGCCTGGTATTCACATCGGGCCGATGGCAGTGAGATTACTCCCGTTCATAAATATGCAATCGTCATGCTGATCGATCAGGGATATGAGACCATGGAAGGGGCGAGCGGCGACGACTGGATGTCTGGGGCGCAGTCCATGCGGGGATATTTGCGCGGCGCCGAAATAGCCGGTTTGATGGGGCAAATGTTGCGGAAAAAAGGAATATCCTCCCGCGCCCAAACCAACGCCGACAGCGAGGTTCTCCAAATTCCCCTGATTTTATGGGCGGGATTGGGGGAGTTGAGCCGGATTGGTGAACTTGTGCTCAATCCGTTTGTTGGCCCCCGGTTCAAATCCGTTGTCCTGACCACCGATTTGCCGCTGATCGCCGATAAACCTATCGATTTCGGTTTGCAGACCTTCTGCGGCAGCTGCATGAAATGCGCGCGCGAATGTCCATGTGATGCCATTCCTTTCGGCGACAAGGTGATGTTCAACGGCTATGAAATCTGGAAGCCCGATGTGGAGCGTTGCACCCGGTATCGGGTGACAAACCCCAAGGGGTCGGCCTGCGGCCGCTGCATGAAAACCTGCCCGATAAACAAGGTGGTTGACGCCGACGGGGCATATCTGACCCGGGTTGCCAGCTGGATGGGCATTAACGCCATGGCGCTTAAACCGTTAATGGTTCCAATTGCCACCTGGCTTGATGACAAGCTTGGGAATGGCATGAGAAATCCGGTTAAGAAATGGTGGTTTGATCATGAAATCATTGACGGAATTTCTGTTGATCCACCGAAAGGAACGAACCAGCGGGATATTGACCCGGACCGGCAAGTTGATGCCGCCAAGCAGAAAATGGCCTATTATCCGGCGAACGTCATGCCGGCGCCGGATCAGCAAGATCTCAAACCAATTGACCGCAAGGCGGCTGTAAAGGCGGGACAGCTGCTGGAACGCCCGTCAGAGGCTTTATTGCGCCACCAGTCGGGCGGCGCCCCGCCGCGGCATTATCAGGCGACAAAACCCAGTGGGGATGATACGGGGGTAAGTGAGGCGCTTGATAGCCCGTATAAATAA
- a CDS encoding RluA family pseudouridine synthase has product MFTYRPPSDPVQILYQDADLVVIDKPSGLLSAPGRGEDKQDCALSRCRLTVPGALLVHRLDMDTSGIMVLALNPTSHRHLSQQFEQRRIGKTYLAWVEGSIAEDSGKIDLPLLADWPNRPKQKIDRENGKPSLTRWQVLEHRAGATLLKLTPESGRTHQLRVHCEAIGHPVLGDRLYGSLKSRGRARRLQLHAQLLTFDHPRTAEPSEFLSPGDLTGPASHDTLSPISAP; this is encoded by the coding sequence ATGTTTACCTATCGTCCCCCATCCGACCCAGTACAAATCCTGTATCAGGACGCGGATCTCGTTGTCATCGACAAGCCAAGCGGCTTGTTGTCTGCTCCGGGGCGCGGCGAAGATAAACAGGATTGCGCCCTGTCACGTTGCCGGCTTACGGTCCCCGGCGCCCTGTTGGTGCACCGGCTGGACATGGATACGTCCGGCATTATGGTACTGGCGTTAAACCCGACCAGCCATCGCCACTTGAGCCAGCAATTTGAACAGCGCCGGATTGGCAAGACCTATCTGGCCTGGGTTGAGGGATCCATAGCCGAGGACAGCGGCAAAATTGACCTGCCGCTCCTGGCCGATTGGCCCAACCGGCCCAAACAGAAAATTGACCGCGAAAATGGCAAGCCTTCCCTCACCCGTTGGCAGGTTCTGGAGCACCGCGCTGGTGCAACCTTGTTAAAGCTTACACCTGAATCCGGACGCACCCATCAATTGCGGGTGCATTGTGAGGCAATAGGGCATCCTGTCTTGGGGGACAGGCTCTACGGTTCCCTGAAAAGCCGGGGCCGGGCCCGGCGATTGCAGCTGCATGCTCAATTGCTCACCTTTGATCATCCAAGGACGGCGGAGCCGAGCGAATTTCTGTCGCCGGGTGACTTGACGGGGCCCGCAAGCCACGACACACTCAGCCCAATATCTGCACCCTAA
- a CDS encoding sulfatase-like hydrolase/transferase has translation MGKPKNILFIMCDQLRADYLGCTGHPTQKTPHMDALARKGVIFDRAFCQAPVCGPSRMSFYTGRYMQSHGSTYNGVPLNIGEQTLGDYMRRLGVTTGLIGKTHMTADRQGMKRLGVDPQGDDGILASQCGFEPWERDDGLHPDAGTDPNLPYNQYLRAQGYDGDNPWHSYANSGVDETGNVVSGWLLRNAHLPARVDKAHSETAYMTDRAMARISELGETPWCLHLSYIKPHWPYIVPAPYHNMYDSTDILPPNRDDTEKEAPHPVIAAFMEHEESRNFSDEAKRRHVIPAYMGLISEIDDHIGRLMSFLQEQGRLEDTMIVLTSDHGDYLGDHWLGEKEMFHEESLAIPMILYDPDENADATRGQHVNELVEAIDLIPTFIDALGGDSQSHILEGRSLRPLLHNAGTTDWRDAVFSEADYAWRGARLSLDLKPDQTRAYMVRTDRWKFISHDHFKPQLFDLEEDPNELMDLGESNSHQEIRREMSERLTIWLRDRRRRTTITHEEIENRTDNAKERGIYFGVW, from the coding sequence ATGGGTAAACCCAAAAATATCCTTTTTATTATGTGTGACCAATTGCGGGCCGATTATCTCGGTTGCACCGGTCATCCCACCCAGAAAACACCGCATATGGACGCGTTGGCCCGCAAGGGTGTTATATTTGACCGCGCCTTTTGTCAGGCCCCCGTATGCGGCCCGTCCCGCATGTCCTTTTACACCGGCCGGTACATGCAGTCCCACGGCTCTACCTATAACGGTGTCCCGCTCAATATCGGGGAACAAACCCTCGGCGACTATATGCGCCGGCTGGGCGTGACCACAGGGCTTATCGGAAAAACCCATATGACGGCGGACCGGCAGGGGATGAAACGGTTAGGTGTTGATCCACAGGGCGATGACGGTATTCTCGCCAGCCAATGCGGATTTGAGCCCTGGGAACGGGATGACGGACTGCATCCCGATGCCGGCACAGATCCCAATCTTCCGTATAATCAATATCTTAGAGCGCAAGGCTATGACGGCGACAACCCCTGGCATAGTTACGCCAATTCCGGTGTTGATGAGACGGGTAACGTTGTCAGTGGCTGGTTGTTGCGCAACGCGCATCTTCCGGCCCGGGTCGACAAGGCCCATTCGGAGACCGCGTATATGACCGACCGGGCCATGGCCAGGATATCTGAACTTGGTGAAACGCCCTGGTGCCTGCATTTGAGCTATATCAAGCCCCATTGGCCCTATATTGTACCGGCGCCCTACCATAATATGTACGACAGTACTGACATTCTCCCGCCCAACAGGGACGATACGGAAAAAGAGGCGCCACATCCGGTAATCGCCGCCTTTATGGAGCATGAGGAGAGCCGGAATTTTTCAGATGAGGCAAAACGGCGGCATGTTATTCCCGCTTATATGGGATTGATCAGCGAAATTGATGATCACATTGGCCGGCTTATGTCTTTTCTCCAGGAACAAGGACGCCTGGAGGATACGATGATCGTGCTGACCAGTGATCATGGCGATTATCTTGGGGATCACTGGCTGGGTGAGAAAGAAATGTTTCATGAAGAAAGCCTGGCCATTCCAATGATCCTCTATGATCCTGACGAAAATGCGGATGCCACCCGGGGCCAGCATGTCAATGAGCTGGTTGAAGCCATTGATCTTATTCCAACTTTTATCGATGCCCTGGGCGGAGACAGCCAATCTCATATCCTTGAGGGCCGCTCCTTGCGTCCCCTTCTCCATAACGCCGGGACAACGGACTGGCGGGATGCGGTTTTCAGTGAGGCGGATTACGCCTGGCGCGGCGCAAGATTGTCCCTGGATCTCAAACCCGATCAAACCCGCGCCTATATGGTGCGCACAGATCGCTGGAAGTTCATCTCCCATGACCACTTTAAACCGCAACTCTTTGATTTAGAAGAAGATCCTAATGAATTGATGGATCTTGGTGAAAGTAACTCTCACCAGGAAATCCGACGGGAAATGTCGGAGCGCCTGACAATATGGCTTCGGGATCGACGGCGGCGCACGACAATCACCCATGAAGAGATTGAAAACCGAACGGATAACGCGAAAGAACGAGGAATTTATTTCGGCGTCTGGTAA
- a CDS encoding TAXI family TRAP transporter solute-binding subunit translates to MKNWAMFITSTALAAFLALTGVVSASENTFKMSVLAPGTPSNTVLSSFAEITNQYVPETLIEVTSGGVATRHALDAARGTTDFFLSSATIHHFMRESMNMYQNVEEASLLAENLRSVLNFPIGVYSIFAYLDSGIRSMKDIKGKKIFAGPPSGGSKAIATALIEGMSGLKANEDFQLVDLNWGEAAEAFEKREFDIYVRLNNTPDPIINSIARDDQIRFFGLQDTDYKAPRIVEQLRLPGRTLEAIDTRVYGKNVLNKDPVQSIGSWAGIATHKDIPKEHVYAMTKAFWENLDKSEALASWMNVIRIDTALVEMNMPLHPGAQQYYEERGMIIPGNLVATD, encoded by the coding sequence ATGAAAAACTGGGCAATGTTCATAACATCCACCGCCCTTGCCGCTTTTTTAGCGCTAACCGGCGTCGTTTCAGCTTCTGAAAATACGTTCAAAATGTCCGTGTTGGCGCCGGGAACGCCGTCAAACACTGTATTGTCGAGTTTTGCGGAAATTACCAATCAATATGTTCCGGAAACCCTGATTGAAGTGACATCAGGCGGCGTTGCAACCCGCCACGCCCTTGACGCCGCCAGAGGCACAACGGATTTTTTCCTGTCTTCCGCCACCATTCACCATTTCATGCGGGAAAGCATGAATATGTACCAGAATGTTGAAGAGGCCTCGCTGCTCGCAGAAAACCTGCGCAGTGTGTTAAATTTCCCCATTGGCGTTTACAGCATTTTTGCCTATCTGGATTCCGGCATCCGGTCCATGAAAGATATCAAGGGAAAGAAGATATTCGCCGGACCCCCGTCGGGCGGCTCCAAGGCAATTGCCACCGCGCTGATCGAGGGAATGTCCGGGCTCAAGGCAAATGAGGATTTCCAACTGGTCGATTTGAACTGGGGGGAAGCGGCCGAGGCCTTTGAAAAACGGGAATTTGACATTTACGTCCGGTTGAACAATACCCCGGACCCGATAATCAACTCCATCGCCCGAGATGATCAAATACGGTTTTTCGGGCTTCAGGATACAGATTACAAGGCCCCGCGGATTGTTGAGCAGCTGCGCCTGCCCGGCCGAACCCTGGAGGCAATCGATACCCGCGTTTACGGTAAAAATGTTCTCAACAAGGACCCAGTTCAGTCAATCGGGTCCTGGGCCGGAATCGCCACTCACAAGGATATTCCCAAGGAACATGTATATGCCATGACCAAGGCGTTCTGGGAGAATCTCGATAAATCCGAAGCACTAGCATCCTGGATGAACGTCATCCGTATTGATACGGCTTTGGTGGAGATGAATATGCCCCTGCATCCGGGCGCCCAGCAATATTATGAGGAACGCGGCATGATTATTCCGGGGAATCTAGTAGCGACCGACTGA
- a CDS encoding TRAP transporter permease — protein sequence MTDSSPQHRLLWSALGGLSILFHIGLVFSGLVPSLVSRPLHMALALPWAFVFMAKTTAQKLVGFFLSTLGILGCFWIVANESMLGDQYGSLEGNFQLILSIFLVLLVLEMARRSISWPLPLVALLALCYGLWGQYLPGEFGHPGLPIQSFLGTMTIAEGGLWGKLTAVSVGIVAVFVIMGAVLNAGEAGQGFMNVATAAAGRLKGGAAKVSVLSSALFGSISGSASANVASTGAITLPAMTRLGYPKRLAGAVEAVASSGGQIMPPLMGAGAFVMVELTGVPYTGIMAAAILPAILYFIAVWVGINAFARRYELKGVAAEDQPPLKTVIITSAFFAVPFFVLLERMFVGDYTPQYAACVAILAAAVLLLFDGRLTLSVKRTFKRLETVCLTAGKQISLIASIILCASLVISVLGQTGLGIKITSLILSGSGDQLWPALLLTALACLILGMEVPTTAAYVICVSVAGPALQAQGLDPLITHLFVFWFALLSTITPPVCGAVFIAAGMVQENWLKVAVFAMLLGVGLYLVPLAMIANPSLIELADNPIGALTAFLKIAIGLAAISFGMIAPFALLPRVALVAFGGVVLFTFGVVF from the coding sequence ATGACGGACAGCTCGCCGCAACACAGATTGCTCTGGAGCGCACTTGGCGGCCTGTCCATCCTCTTTCATATTGGGCTGGTTTTCAGTGGCCTTGTTCCCAGTCTGGTATCAAGGCCGCTGCATATGGCACTGGCCTTGCCCTGGGCTTTTGTTTTTATGGCAAAGACGACCGCGCAGAAACTTGTCGGGTTTTTCCTCAGTACATTAGGTATTCTGGGATGCTTCTGGATTGTCGCCAATGAATCCATGTTGGGAGATCAATATGGATCGCTGGAGGGGAACTTTCAGCTTATCCTGTCCATCTTTCTGGTTTTACTTGTTCTTGAAATGGCCCGTCGCTCCATCAGCTGGCCGTTGCCGCTGGTCGCGTTGCTGGCTCTTTGTTACGGTTTATGGGGGCAGTATCTTCCGGGGGAATTTGGCCATCCGGGACTGCCAATCCAGAGCTTCCTGGGTACCATGACAATCGCGGAAGGCGGGTTATGGGGGAAACTGACAGCCGTTTCCGTCGGGATTGTTGCTGTTTTCGTTATTATGGGCGCTGTGCTGAATGCCGGGGAGGCGGGGCAGGGATTTATGAACGTGGCCACCGCCGCCGCCGGGAGATTGAAAGGCGGTGCCGCAAAGGTTTCGGTACTGTCTTCGGCCTTATTCGGATCCATCTCAGGATCAGCATCGGCAAATGTGGCCTCAACCGGGGCTATTACCCTGCCGGCAATGACGCGGCTTGGATATCCGAAGCGACTGGCGGGTGCTGTGGAAGCCGTGGCATCCTCAGGCGGCCAGATCATGCCGCCCTTGATGGGCGCCGGAGCCTTTGTCATGGTGGAACTGACCGGTGTGCCCTATACCGGGATCATGGCGGCGGCGATCCTGCCGGCGATCCTGTATTTCATAGCCGTTTGGGTGGGGATCAATGCCTTTGCCCGGCGGTATGAGTTAAAAGGTGTCGCCGCGGAGGATCAGCCGCCCCTTAAAACCGTTATCATCACATCCGCTTTCTTTGCCGTTCCTTTCTTTGTTCTTTTGGAAAGGATGTTTGTGGGGGATTATACGCCGCAATATGCAGCATGTGTCGCCATCCTGGCCGCTGCCGTCCTTTTGTTATTTGATGGCCGCTTGACCTTATCCGTTAAACGGACTTTCAAGCGTCTGGAAACCGTGTGTCTTACGGCCGGTAAACAGATTTCCCTCATTGCGTCGATTATTCTCTGCGCCAGCCTTGTCATTAGTGTTCTTGGTCAGACGGGCCTTGGCATAAAAATCACGTCCCTTATTCTGAGCGGATCGGGGGACCAGCTATGGCCGGCGCTACTACTGACCGCGCTGGCCTGTCTCATACTGGGAATGGAGGTTCCAACCACGGCAGCTTATGTCATCTGTGTTTCCGTCGCGGGTCCGGCCTTACAGGCGCAAGGACTTGATCCACTTATCACCCATTTATTCGTGTTCTGGTTTGCCTTGCTCTCGACCATAACACCCCCTGTATGCGGGGCGGTTTTCATCGCCGCCGGGATGGTCCAGGAAAATTGGCTGAAAGTGGCCGTGTTTGCTATGTTGCTAGGGGTTGGACTGTATCTTGTCCCCTTGGCGATGATTGCTAATCCTTCCCTTATAGAGCTAGCAGATAACCCAATTGGCGCGTTGACCGCTTTCTTGAAAATCGCCATTGGTCTTGCCGCCATCTCCTTTGGCATGATTGCGCCCTTTGCCTTATTGCCACGGGTTGCCCTTGTCGCCTTTGGCGGAGTAGTCTTGTTTACCTTTGGCGTTGTATTTTAG
- a CDS encoding M81 family metallopeptidase: MKLFTAALGTETHTFAPLPTDTAAFEECYLVRGGNHPDDIHMIGVPLVIWRDHAKARGWEVVESLCTFATPSGITVRKTFETFRDEILADLKVALPVDGVILSLHGAMVAHGYDDCEGDLVHGVRELVGPGVPIGVELDLHCHLSRQFIDDVTAVVIYKEYPHIDAAPRAEELWKIMEATLDGKASPVITMFDCRMIGVYHTTREPMISYVKKMQEMEERDGVLSVSLAHGFPWGDIPEEGTRLMVVTDGDETLGRKVAEDLGREFWSLRDVVTPVFDDLDTAVGKSLSHSGKPMVLADMADNPGGGAVGDSTFIVKELLDKGERNFAVGSIWDPISVEIAISAGEGTGIGLRIGGKISAESGDPLDVKATVKKIVRNCVVDGLGASKRNLGDAVCLDVEGAEIIIHSARCQNFNPTTFTALGIDYASKKILVVKSMQHFYAAYEPVAGEIIYVAAPGTLAWDFSVMPYDKVARPVWPVDEDPWATNEERPW, translated from the coding sequence ATGAAATTGTTCACCGCTGCCCTGGGAACTGAAACCCATACCTTTGCCCCGTTACCGACAGATACCGCCGCTTTTGAGGAATGCTATCTGGTGCGCGGCGGTAATCACCCCGATGATATCCATATGATTGGCGTGCCGCTGGTTATCTGGCGCGATCATGCAAAAGCCCGTGGATGGGAAGTGGTGGAAAGCCTCTGCACCTTTGCAACACCGTCCGGAATTACGGTTCGTAAAACATTCGAGACCTTCCGCGATGAAATTCTGGCGGACTTGAAGGTGGCCCTTCCGGTTGACGGGGTCATCCTGTCCTTGCATGGCGCCATGGTGGCCCATGGCTATGATGATTGTGAAGGGGATTTGGTGCATGGGGTGCGGGAGCTCGTCGGGCCGGGGGTTCCCATCGGCGTCGAGCTGGACCTGCATTGCCATTTAAGCCGGCAATTTATCGACGATGTAACGGCTGTGGTTATCTACAAGGAATATCCCCATATCGATGCCGCGCCGCGGGCTGAAGAACTCTGGAAGATCATGGAGGCGACTTTGGACGGCAAGGCATCGCCCGTCATCACGATGTTCGACTGCCGGATGATCGGTGTTTATCACACAACCCGCGAACCCATGATCAGTTATGTGAAGAAAATGCAGGAGATGGAGGAACGGGACGGCGTGCTGTCCGTGTCACTGGCCCATGGATTCCCCTGGGGTGATATTCCGGAAGAAGGCACGCGGTTGATGGTCGTAACCGACGGCGATGAGACTCTCGGTCGCAAGGTCGCCGAGGATCTGGGGCGCGAGTTCTGGTCCTTGCGGGACGTCGTGACACCTGTTTTCGATGATCTGGACACAGCCGTGGGGAAATCCCTGTCGCATTCGGGCAAACCCATGGTGCTGGCCGATATGGCAGATAATCCGGGGGGCGGCGCTGTTGGCGATTCCACCTTTATCGTCAAGGAATTGCTTGATAAGGGGGAGCGGAACTTCGCTGTCGGGTCGATCTGGGACCCGATCTCCGTTGAAATCGCCATCAGCGCAGGTGAAGGAACCGGAATCGGCCTTCGGATTGGCGGCAAGATCAGCGCGGAATCCGGCGATCCGCTGGATGTAAAAGCCACGGTCAAAAAGATTGTCCGCAACTGCGTGGTTGACGGGCTGGGCGCATCGAAGCGCAATCTGGGAGATGCGGTATGTCTGGACGTGGAGGGGGCGGAAATCATTATCCATTCTGCCCGCTGCCAGAATTTCAATCCAACCACCTTTACGGCTCTGGGTATTGACTATGCGTCCAAGAAAATACTCGTGGTCAAATCCATGCAGCATTTCTACGCGGCGTATGAGCCGGTTGCCGGAGAGATTATTTATGTGGCGGCACCGGGCACACTCGCCTGGGATTTCAGTGTGATGCCGTATGACAAGGTGGCGCGGCCGGTCTGGCCCGTTGATGAGGATCCCTGGGCAACCAACGAGGAGCGTCCCTGGTAA